The proteins below are encoded in one region of Triticum aestivum cultivar Chinese Spring chromosome 1B, IWGSC CS RefSeq v2.1, whole genome shotgun sequence:
- the LOC123080179 gene encoding calcineurin B-like protein 7 — MAPGFREILAVVGGDPTCPSKSSDWIAFRLCDLRCTGSIEREELKEMVLAVLNESDLLLSDDAVEQMVDQTFKEADLNGDGRIDPDEWKAFASMNPALLKYMTLPYLK, encoded by the exons ATGGCACCAGGGTTTAGGGAGATCTTGGCCGTGGTAGGAGGGGATCCCACCTGCCCCTCAAAATCATCCGACTGGA TTGCATTCAGACTATGTGACCTACGATGCACCGGCAGCATTGAGCGTGAAGAG TTGAAGGAGATGGTGCTTGCAGTCCTGAATGAATCAGACCTACTTCTTTCTGACGACGCTGTCGAACAGATGGTTGATCAG ACATTCAAAGAGGCAGATCTGAACGGCGACGGGAGGATAGATCCCGACGAATGGAAAGCATTCGCAAGCATGAATCCAGCCTTGTTGAAGTACATGACTCTCCCATACCTAAAGTAA